The following are encoded together in the Carboxydothermus pertinax genome:
- the allB gene encoding allantoinase AllB has protein sequence MGFDLVLKNAKIPQGDRTVDTHVLVKDGKIAGFTTDLTGIEVAEVIDAENNLVLPGCIDSHTHFNDPGFTHRENFSTGTQAAAAGGVTTIIDMPCCSVPSVRSVDNLEAKLEVIKDKAYVDYAMWGGATGEDVRNNALYNIKEQADYGVVAFKVYMTPSVPTYPPASDAEMLEIFREVAKTGLPVGIHAENLDLCTYHVNKLRKEGRMDGPAWAEARLELAEKVAIQMAISFAEETGVRLHIVHMSTGIGGVLVGEAKKRGIDVTAETCPHYLVLNAYESMTKWRQFAKIAPPLRTTRDNEMLWEQLADGRVDFIATDHAPYEIPTEKEAEGMDIWTAFPGIPGVETMVPVIISEGYNKGRLTLSRLVDVLSRNAAIHYGLYPKKGALEIGSDADFTVIDLDYEWTIDKDKMYTMAKYTPLHGMKLKGKPVKTIVRGKLVYDDKNGIVGKPGYGQFVKRQTISKLERWIKF, from the coding sequence ATGGGTTTTGATTTGGTTTTGAAAAATGCCAAAATACCTCAAGGGGACCGAACGGTGGATACCCATGTCCTGGTAAAAGACGGTAAAATTGCCGGTTTTACCACTGACCTTACCGGGATCGAGGTTGCCGAAGTAATTGATGCCGAAAATAATCTTGTATTGCCTGGTTGCATTGATTCCCACACCCACTTTAATGATCCCGGGTTTACCCACCGGGAAAACTTTTCTACCGGTACCCAGGCAGCGGCTGCAGGTGGGGTTACCACGATTATTGATATGCCCTGCTGTAGTGTACCGTCGGTAAGAAGTGTCGATAACCTTGAAGCAAAGCTGGAAGTAATTAAAGACAAGGCTTATGTGGATTATGCCATGTGGGGAGGCGCTACCGGGGAAGATGTCCGGAATAATGCCCTCTACAACATTAAAGAACAAGCGGATTATGGGGTTGTAGCTTTTAAAGTTTACATGACCCCTTCGGTGCCTACTTATCCTCCGGCTAGTGATGCAGAAATGCTGGAAATCTTTCGGGAAGTAGCAAAAACTGGACTTCCGGTAGGCATTCACGCGGAAAACCTGGACCTTTGCACCTACCATGTCAACAAATTAAGAAAAGAAGGTCGGATGGATGGCCCGGCCTGGGCGGAGGCTCGCCTGGAGCTTGCGGAAAAAGTTGCTATCCAGATGGCCATTAGCTTTGCCGAAGAAACCGGTGTTCGGCTCCATATCGTGCATATGAGCACCGGTATTGGTGGCGTGCTGGTAGGTGAAGCTAAAAAGCGGGGAATTGACGTGACAGCTGAAACCTGCCCTCACTATCTGGTGTTAAATGCCTATGAGTCGATGACTAAGTGGCGCCAGTTTGCGAAAATTGCACCGCCTTTAAGGACTACTAGAGACAATGAAATGCTCTGGGAACAGCTGGCCGATGGTCGGGTAGACTTTATTGCTACAGACCATGCTCCTTATGAAATTCCTACCGAAAAAGAAGCTGAGGGCATGGATATCTGGACTGCCTTCCCGGGAATTCCAGGGGTAGAAACCATGGTACCGGTAATTATTAGCGAAGGCTATAATAAAGGCCGGCTTACCTTATCCCGCTTAGTAGATGTGCTCTCACGAAATGCGGCAATCCACTATGGCCTTTATCCCAAGAAAGGTGCTTTAGAAATTGGCTCGGATGCCGACTTTACCGTAATTGACCTGGATTATGAATGGACCATTGATAAAGATAAGATGTACACCATGGCTAAATATACTCCCCTTCATGGCATGAAGCTTAAAGGAAAGCCGGTTAAAACTATTGTTCGGGGTAAACTGGTTTATGATGATAAGAATGGTATTGTTGGTAAACCAGGGTATGGCCAATTCGTTAAGCGGCAAACGATTTCTAAACTTGAACGCTGGATTAAATTTTAA
- a CDS encoding vitamin B12-dependent ribonucleotide reductase — MNLKENALKVLEARYLARNEKGELIETPEEMFWRVARAIALAEKNYDEKADVEQIAKEFYTLMTELDFLPNTPTLVNAGRPLGQLSACFVLPVGDSMEEIFDAVKFSALIHKSGGGTGFSFSRLRSKGSRVRSTGGVASGPVSFMKVFNAATEAVKQGGVRRGANMGVLRCDHPDILEFITAKEDNKDITNFNISVALTEKFMKALEEDGEYELIEPSTGEIVKKLKAREVFDKIAQNAWRNGEPGIIFIDRINEGNMVPDLGQIESTNPCGEQPLLPYESCNLGSVNLANMVKGQEIDWEHLEKTVKLAVRFLDNVIDVNHYPLKEIENMTKKTRKIGLGVMGFADMLIKLNVPYDSEEALQIADKVMEFINDKSKEASAELAKIRGTFSAWEKSLWAKRGLKLRNATTTTIAPTGSISIIAGVSSGIEPIFALAFKRHILDRKDIVEVHEIFEQHAKDNGYYSEKLMEEVAKTGRVSGVTGVPKEAQRLFVTALDISPEWHVRMQAVFQKHTDNAVSKTINMPNSATVKDVKESYLLAYKLGCKGLTVYRDGSREEQVLNAGLTEEKKEVKQTETKPFKVVPRPRPTVTYGFTEKVKIGCGNLYITVNRDEHGICEVFTNLGRAGGCPSQSEAASRLISLALRSGIDVTEIIGQLKGIRCHSTLRQMGNGKDIKVLSCPDAIGKAMEKVLKDAYGFKGQIEVEAPPVVISNEGEVFIPDQSSEKKNGYCPECQSKLEHEGGCVVCRNCGYSKCG; from the coding sequence GTGAACCTAAAGGAAAATGCTCTAAAAGTACTTGAAGCCCGGTATCTAGCGCGGAATGAAAAGGGGGAATTAATCGAAACCCCAGAAGAAATGTTTTGGCGGGTGGCCCGGGCTATAGCTTTGGCAGAAAAAAATTATGACGAAAAGGCGGATGTGGAACAAATTGCCAAAGAATTTTATACTTTAATGACTGAACTTGACTTTTTACCAAATACCCCTACTTTGGTTAATGCCGGACGGCCTTTAGGACAGCTTTCAGCCTGCTTTGTTTTACCCGTGGGGGATTCTATGGAAGAGATATTTGATGCGGTTAAGTTTTCAGCCTTAATCCATAAAAGTGGTGGGGGTACGGGCTTTAGTTTTTCGCGGCTGCGTTCAAAAGGTTCCCGGGTTCGCTCGACCGGCGGTGTTGCCAGTGGTCCGGTAAGCTTTATGAAAGTTTTTAACGCTGCAACCGAAGCGGTAAAGCAGGGCGGAGTCCGGCGCGGAGCCAATATGGGGGTTCTAAGATGTGACCATCCGGATATCCTGGAGTTTATTACTGCCAAGGAAGATAATAAAGACATTACCAATTTTAATATTAGCGTAGCTTTGACCGAAAAGTTTATGAAAGCCCTAGAAGAAGATGGGGAGTATGAATTAATTGAGCCGTCAACCGGAGAAATTGTGAAAAAACTAAAAGCCCGGGAGGTTTTTGATAAAATAGCTCAAAACGCCTGGCGTAATGGAGAACCGGGGATTATTTTTATCGACCGGATTAATGAAGGTAATATGGTGCCTGATTTAGGACAAATTGAGTCTACTAATCCATGTGGTGAGCAACCTCTTCTTCCCTATGAGTCCTGCAACTTAGGCTCTGTTAATCTTGCCAACATGGTTAAGGGGCAGGAAATAGATTGGGAGCATTTAGAAAAAACCGTAAAACTTGCGGTTCGTTTTCTTGATAATGTAATTGATGTTAACCATTATCCCTTAAAAGAAATTGAAAATATGACTAAAAAAACCCGGAAAATTGGCCTTGGAGTTATGGGCTTTGCGGACATGCTAATTAAATTAAATGTTCCTTATGATTCGGAAGAGGCTTTACAAATTGCTGACAAAGTTATGGAATTTATAAATGATAAATCCAAAGAAGCATCAGCAGAACTGGCCAAAATTCGGGGTACTTTTTCTGCCTGGGAGAAAAGCCTTTGGGCGAAAAGGGGTTTAAAACTCAGAAATGCCACGACTACGACTATCGCCCCTACCGGGTCAATTAGTATTATTGCGGGGGTATCTTCCGGGATTGAGCCGATTTTTGCCTTGGCTTTTAAGCGCCATATCTTAGACCGCAAGGATATTGTTGAAGTCCATGAAATTTTTGAGCAACATGCCAAGGATAATGGCTACTACAGCGAAAAACTAATGGAAGAAGTGGCGAAAACCGGACGGGTCTCCGGGGTTACCGGGGTGCCCAAGGAAGCCCAAAGATTATTTGTGACTGCTTTGGATATTTCCCCCGAGTGGCATGTAAGGATGCAGGCGGTCTTTCAAAAACATACCGATAACGCTGTTTCTAAAACTATCAACATGCCCAATTCGGCTACTGTAAAGGATGTCAAAGAAAGTTACCTTTTAGCTTATAAACTTGGTTGCAAGGGCCTTACGGTTTACCGAGATGGTAGCCGTGAGGAACAGGTGTTAAATGCCGGGTTAACCGAGGAGAAAAAAGAAGTAAAGCAAACGGAAACCAAACCCTTTAAAGTAGTTCCCCGTCCCCGGCCAACGGTCACTTACGGTTTTACCGAAAAGGTTAAAATTGGTTGTGGCAATCTCTATATAACGGTTAATCGAGACGAACACGGTATTTGCGAAGTGTTTACTAACCTTGGCCGAGCCGGAGGTTGCCCTTCCCAGTCGGAAGCAGCCAGTCGCCTTATTTCTTTGGCCTTGCGCTCGGGAATAGATGTTACCGAAATTATTGGTCAGCTCAAGGGTATTCGCTGCCATTCTACTTTAAGGCAAATGGGTAATGGTAAAGATATTAAAGTTTTATCCTGTCCCGATGCTATAGGCAAAGCTATGGAAAAAGTTTTAAAAGATGCTTATGGCTTTAAAGGACAAATAGAAGTAGAAGCACCGCCTGTAGTAATAAGTAACGAAGGGGAAGTCTTTATTCCGGATCAGAGTAGTGAAAAGAAAAATGGATATTGTCCCGAGTGTCAGAGCAAATTAGAGCACGAAGGGGGATGTGTTGTCTGCCGCAACTGTGGTTACTCTAAGTGCGGTTAA
- a CDS encoding BMC domain-containing protein, translating into MGSAIGFVETLGLTAAIEAADAMVKAANVHIIEYRVVGSGLVNITIQGDVAAVKAAVEAGVAAAQKVGEIVSFNVIPRPHEEMLKVIPVK; encoded by the coding sequence ATGGGAAGTGCCATTGGCTTTGTAGAAACCCTGGGACTTACAGCGGCCATTGAAGCGGCCGATGCGATGGTTAAAGCAGCTAATGTTCATATTATTGAGTACCGGGTGGTAGGTTCGGGCCTGGTTAATATTACAATCCAAGGAGATGTGGCGGCGGTTAAAGCTGCGGTAGAGGCAGGCGTTGCGGCAGCCCAAAAGGTTGGCGAAATTGTTTCCTTTAACGTCATCCCCAGACCCCATGAAGAAATGTTGAAAGTTATACCCGTTAAATAA
- a CDS encoding UbiX family flavin prenyltransferase: MRIVVGVTGASGAIYGYTLIQLLSQMGIEVHTVYTEMGEKVLQHECGVSLAEISRYAHVYQNNNLFAPIASGSFKTQGMVVVPCSMHTLGAIANGTGEDLLTRAADVTLKEGRKLIVVPRETPVTVIHLENMLRLARAGAIILPASPAFYHRPQNLSDLVSFMAGKIFDVLGIEHNLFQRWGE, from the coding sequence ATGCGAATTGTGGTAGGGGTAACCGGGGCCAGCGGGGCTATCTATGGCTATACTTTAATTCAACTTTTGTCCCAAATGGGGATTGAAGTTCACACTGTATATACCGAAATGGGCGAAAAGGTATTACAGCACGAATGTGGCGTTAGCTTAGCTGAAATTTCCCGCTATGCTCACGTTTATCAAAATAATAACTTATTTGCCCCCATTGCCAGTGGGTCTTTTAAAACCCAGGGAATGGTTGTGGTACCCTGCTCCATGCATACCCTGGGGGCTATTGCCAATGGTACCGGGGAAGATTTGCTAACCAGGGCTGCTGACGTCACCTTAAAAGAAGGTCGAAAACTAATTGTTGTTCCCCGGGAAACACCGGTTACAGTAATTCATTTAGAAAATATGTTGCGTCTGGCTCGGGCGGGGGCAATTATTTTACCTGCTTCCCCGGCGTTTTATCATAGGCCTCAAAACCTGAGCGATTTGGTTTCCTTCATGGCTGGGAAAATTTTTGATGTTCTGGGAATAGAGCATAACTTATTTCAGCGCTGGGGGGAGTAG
- the eutJ gene encoding ethanolamine utilization protein EutJ: MEIEQKLFLLNELIINEKTNPLPPPYKVGVDLGTADIVLVVTDQKGIPVAGALKWASVVKDGLVVDYLGAIQIVRELKAKVERLLGTELSKAATAIPPGTVGRNAEACGHVIAGAGLEPVTLVDEPVAAARALSIEQGIVVDVGGGTTGIAVLESGQITATFDEPTGGTHLSLVLAGGYKITFEEAEKIKKDRTRHKEILPIVRPVIEKMALIVKEKIINYDHNLPVYLVGGTAYLEGFGEEFSKFLGRIAYVPPHPLLVTPLGIALFG; encoded by the coding sequence GTGGAGATTGAACAAAAGCTTTTTCTTTTAAATGAGCTAATAATAAATGAAAAAACCAATCCGTTGCCACCGCCCTATAAAGTTGGGGTTGACCTGGGTACCGCAGATATTGTTCTGGTGGTTACCGACCAAAAGGGAATACCAGTAGCTGGAGCACTAAAATGGGCCAGTGTAGTGAAAGACGGCCTGGTGGTAGATTATCTTGGTGCTATCCAAATCGTCCGGGAGCTAAAAGCGAAAGTAGAACGGCTTTTAGGTACTGAGCTTTCTAAAGCAGCTACCGCTATTCCCCCGGGGACGGTTGGTCGCAATGCCGAAGCCTGTGGCCATGTAATTGCCGGGGCGGGATTAGAACCGGTGACCCTGGTTGATGAACCGGTAGCTGCGGCCCGGGCTTTAAGCATTGAGCAGGGGATAGTAGTGGATGTTGGCGGTGGGACTACCGGAATTGCCGTACTTGAAAGCGGTCAGATAACTGCTACCTTTGATGAACCTACCGGTGGTACGCACCTTTCCCTGGTTTTAGCTGGGGGTTATAAAATTACCTTTGAGGAAGCGGAAAAAATAAAAAAAGATAGAACGCGCCATAAGGAAATTTTGCCGATAGTACGACCTGTTATTGAAAAAATGGCCTTAATTGTTAAGGAAAAAATAATCAATTATGACCATAATTTACCTGTTTATTTGGTTGGTGGTACTGCCTACCTTGAGGGCTTTGGCGAGGAATTTTCTAAGTTTCTGGGTAGGATAGCCTATGTTCCTCCCCATCCTTTGCTGGTAACCCCCCTTGGGATTGCGCTTTTTGGTTAG
- a CDS encoding BMC domain-containing protein → MMGEALGLVETKGLVAAIEAADAMVKAANVTIVAYEKIGFGLVTVMVRGDVGAVKAATDAGAAAAQKVGELVAVHVIPRPHAEVESQILAKIQGK, encoded by the coding sequence ATCATGGGTGAAGCCTTAGGTTTAGTGGAAACTAAAGGTTTGGTGGCAGCAATTGAAGCGGCCGATGCGATGGTTAAAGCTGCCAATGTAACTATTGTCGCTTACGAAAAAATTGGTTTTGGCCTAGTTACCGTGATGGTGCGGGGTGATGTGGGTGCGGTTAAAGCTGCTACCGATGCCGGTGCTGCTGCTGCCCAAAAAGTTGGGGAGTTAGTAGCGGTTCATGTAATTCCCCGTCCCCATGCGGAAGTGGAAAGCCAGATTCTTGCCAAAATCCAAGGGAAATAG
- a CDS encoding BMC domain-containing protein, which produces MDKALGLIEAIGYSTAMTALDAAVKAANVSFLGFERVIGVGKKISVTLKLEGEVAAVKAAVDAGVAAAQKVGEVLTSHVIPRPHLELDKIIFSAETKESLVKTPEKEESKNKENKKAK; this is translated from the coding sequence ATGGATAAAGCCCTTGGCTTAATTGAAGCAATTGGTTATTCTACTGCTATGACCGCCTTAGATGCAGCAGTAAAAGCTGCCAATGTGTCCTTTTTAGGTTTTGAAAGGGTAATTGGTGTTGGCAAAAAAATTTCTGTTACTTTAAAACTAGAAGGAGAGGTAGCAGCCGTAAAAGCGGCGGTTGATGCAGGGGTAGCTGCTGCTCAAAAAGTAGGGGAAGTATTAACGTCTCACGTTATACCCAGACCTCATTTGGAATTAGATAAAATTATTTTTAGCGCTGAAACTAAAGAATCGTTGGTAAAAACTCCCGAGAAAGAAGAGAGTAAAAACAAGGAAAATAAAAAAGCAAAATAA
- a CDS encoding flavoprotein produces MSIYLTAMKNYLGQQKTTESFKPKALILIAGATGGAEEGFLALERIKTTYDLMVVASQNAFNLYGEENLKSLTGVSLIHNGEEFKNYDFLKTISLVFLPVITANLVGKLAHGIYDEPLASIIFHAKLAGKPVLGIVDGALPDGEGFKRRGFNNPPAGLVKLIQENIEKVREQEIFLYEGKKILAKLSPYLALPNPEIPKETSFTRIKIKKRIVTRDDLLNLKEVEVIVPQKAILTDLAREYAAQKKIKITYGE; encoded by the coding sequence ATGTCCATCTATCTTACCGCCATGAAAAATTATCTTGGACAACAAAAGACTACAGAGAGTTTTAAACCTAAAGCATTAATCTTAATTGCCGGTGCTACCGGTGGTGCTGAGGAAGGGTTTCTGGCCCTGGAAAGGATTAAAACTACTTATGACTTAATGGTAGTTGCCAGCCAAAATGCTTTTAACCTTTACGGGGAAGAAAACCTTAAATCTTTAACCGGTGTTTCCCTAATTCATAACGGGGAAGAGTTTAAAAATTATGATTTTTTAAAGACCATTTCGCTGGTTTTTTTACCGGTTATCACAGCAAATCTTGTGGGAAAACTTGCCCATGGTATTTATGATGAACCCTTAGCTTCAATAATATTTCATGCCAAACTTGCCGGTAAACCGGTTCTAGGTATTGTTGATGGAGCCTTGCCCGATGGGGAGGGTTTTAAAAGGCGGGGATTTAACAACCCGCCGGCGGGTTTGGTAAAGCTGATTCAGGAAAATATCGAGAAAGTCCGCGAGCAGGAAATATTTCTTTATGAGGGTAAAAAAATTTTGGCAAAACTTTCACCATACCTTGCCCTGCCTAATCCTGAGATACCCAAAGAAACCTCTTTTACCAGGATAAAAATAAAAAAACGCATTGTTACCCGGGACGACCTCTTAAACTTGAAGGAGGTAGAAGTAATCGTGCCGCAAAAGGCAATTTTAACTGATCTTGCCCGGGAATATGCCGCCCAGAAAAAAATAAAAATTACTTATGGTGAATAA
- a CDS encoding UbiD family decarboxylase — translation MTASLRTFLEQLKRQNSLYLVKKPVKPKFELGAILKKTKGTVPTFFQKVEGYEIPAVGGIVGTRENFALALGVKKADLLTKITEAITNPGETRLLPSGPVQENVLTKGFDLEKLFPIPTFHEKDSGAFITAGVLVAKDPLYGRRFTSIRRMQLNGPNNLSILIESPGLIEQYYDFERRGQAMEVAVVLGVHPAIILSSQLPTQTFGLDKYNVASRLIGESLALVRCKTIDLEVPAEAEIVIEGRMLPNVRHPEGPFGELMGYYGPQTMQPVVEVTAVTFRNNPIFQVIFPSSYEHKLPNALMREVVLLNHVRHVVPSVKDVHITMAGGGRCHAIISIKKTAEGQGKQAIFAALASNKDIKHVVVVNDDVDIFNPEEVEWAIATRVQADQDVVIIPGAQGTPLEPSHNLRGVSAKMGIDATYPLAEKERFARTHIPGYEQIRLEDYLTLDW, via the coding sequence TTGACAGCGTCACTAAGGACGTTTTTAGAGCAACTAAAACGGCAGAATTCCTTATATCTGGTAAAAAAACCTGTAAAACCCAAGTTTGAATTAGGGGCGATACTAAAAAAAACTAAAGGGACCGTGCCTACCTTTTTTCAAAAAGTTGAGGGATATGAAATACCAGCAGTCGGGGGAATTGTTGGTACCCGGGAAAATTTTGCTTTGGCTTTAGGGGTTAAAAAAGCTGATTTGCTTACCAAAATAACCGAAGCCATAACCAATCCTGGGGAAACCCGGCTTTTACCTTCAGGCCCGGTGCAGGAAAATGTTTTGACCAAAGGCTTTGATTTAGAAAAACTTTTTCCTATTCCAACCTTTCATGAAAAAGATTCGGGGGCGTTTATTACGGCAGGGGTTTTGGTGGCTAAAGATCCTCTTTATGGCCGGCGGTTTACCTCTATCCGGCGGATGCAGCTAAACGGACCTAATAATTTAAGCATTTTAATTGAATCACCGGGATTAATAGAACAATATTATGACTTTGAACGGCGCGGCCAAGCCATGGAAGTGGCAGTGGTTTTAGGAGTTCATCCGGCAATTATTTTATCAAGCCAGCTACCAACCCAAACCTTTGGCCTTGATAAATATAATGTGGCAAGTCGCCTCATTGGAGAATCTTTAGCTTTAGTGCGGTGTAAAACTATCGATTTGGAAGTACCGGCGGAAGCGGAAATCGTTATCGAAGGACGGATGCTTCCTAATGTCCGTCATCCCGAAGGACCTTTTGGGGAATTGATGGGGTATTACGGGCCGCAAACAATGCAACCGGTAGTGGAAGTAACAGCAGTTACCTTTAGAAATAATCCAATCTTCCAGGTAATTTTCCCCAGCAGTTACGAACATAAATTACCCAATGCCCTGATGCGGGAAGTGGTACTTTTAAACCATGTCCGTCATGTTGTTCCTTCCGTCAAAGATGTTCATATTACCATGGCCGGAGGGGGTCGGTGCCACGCCATTATCTCGATTAAAAAGACGGCTGAAGGACAGGGAAAACAAGCAATTTTTGCAGCGCTGGCTAGCAATAAAGATATAAAACATGTGGTAGTGGTCAATGATGATGTGGATATTTTTAATCCCGAAGAGGTGGAATGGGCTATTGCAACCCGGGTGCAGGCGGATCAAGACGTAGTTATCATTCCTGGAGCCCAGGGAACTCCGCTAGAACCCTCGCACAATCTCCGGGGAGTTTCGGCGAAGATGGGTATTGACGCAACTTATCCGTTAGCGGAAAAAGAACGATTTGCCAGAACTCACATACCAGGATATGAACAAATCCGGTTAGAGGATTATCTAACCCTGGATTGGTAG
- a CDS encoding cysteine hydrolase family protein, protein MKGDRHCIVIIDMLNDFIGPNAPLRCPDGEKIVPNLQKLVEFAHEKGINVVFVQEAHRKNDADFRVRPVHAIKGTWGSDFIPELRPDEEKGDYIVQKRRHSAFAYTDLDLYLREEKIDTVVVTGVWTNVCVRSTASDALYHAYNVIAISDCCASKDEEMHQAGLRDMALFAEVMTLEEYMKEWPNREGAKR, encoded by the coding sequence ATGAAAGGTGACAGACACTGTATTGTTATCATCGACATGTTAAACGACTTCATTGGACCCAATGCCCCTTTAAGATGCCCCGATGGGGAGAAAATCGTTCCCAACTTACAGAAGCTTGTAGAATTTGCCCACGAAAAGGGGATTAATGTAGTTTTTGTGCAGGAAGCACACCGGAAAAACGATGCCGACTTTAGAGTTCGCCCGGTACACGCCATTAAAGGAACCTGGGGTTCGGACTTTATTCCGGAACTTCGTCCCGATGAAGAAAAAGGTGACTACATTGTGCAAAAACGTCGCCATAGCGCTTTTGCCTACACTGACTTAGACCTGTATCTAAGAGAAGAAAAAATTGACACCGTGGTAGTTACCGGTGTTTGGACTAACGTTTGCGTTCGGAGCACTGCCTCGGACGCTCTCTATCATGCTTACAATGTAATTGCGATTTCCGACTGCTGTGCCTCTAAAGATGAAGAAATGCACCAGGCAGGTTTAAGAGACATGGCGTTGTTTGCTGAAGTTATGACCTTAGAAGAATACATGAAAGAATGGCCCAATCGGGAAGGAGCAAAAAGGTAA
- the pduB gene encoding propanediol utilization microcompartment protein PduB, whose amino-acid sequence MENLVDKIVRDVLNRQIRETTTVISRPNYQREKGKERLLGVKPSATKAENYFTTGSAANFPTSGTLFTISMRPPVKPVAENTPVNDPPAFASKPSLAMTVEEQLRKNYGQATFIGVAAGNTVGYVIPNLDPGLRKYLQTTGSFRALGVISSRVGAAAQIMAADEAVKKTNSELVRLELARDDLGGPGHGIFAIFGAEDVADVMRAVELALKATEEYTQNVHQTKAGKIETHYSARAAAALNKAFGAPLNQAFGIIIGAPAGVGLLMSDTALKTAFVTPVSFWGPSVEQAFANEVWLTVTGDSAAVKNALDAAREVGERVLAELRA is encoded by the coding sequence TTGGAAAATCTTGTGGATAAGATAGTTAGAGATGTTTTAAACAGACAGATCCGGGAAACAACTACCGTTATTAGTCGTCCTAACTACCAGAGGGAAAAAGGTAAGGAGCGGCTATTAGGGGTAAAACCATCCGCAACAAAGGCGGAAAATTACTTTACAACTGGTTCGGCAGCTAATTTTCCTACCAGTGGTACCCTTTTTACCATTTCCATGCGACCACCGGTAAAGCCAGTTGCTGAAAATACTCCGGTAAATGATCCGCCGGCTTTCGCTTCTAAGCCTTCTCTTGCAATGACCGTTGAGGAGCAATTGCGCAAAAATTATGGCCAAGCCACGTTTATTGGAGTAGCTGCCGGTAACACTGTAGGTTATGTAATTCCCAACCTTGATCCGGGCCTTCGCAAATATTTACAAACCACTGGAAGTTTCCGGGCCTTGGGAGTTATAAGCTCGCGGGTGGGCGCTGCAGCCCAAATTATGGCTGCTGACGAAGCGGTAAAGAAGACCAACTCTGAATTGGTGCGCTTAGAACTGGCCCGGGATGATTTAGGTGGACCAGGTCACGGGATTTTCGCTATATTTGGAGCGGAAGATGTGGCCGATGTAATGCGAGCAGTGGAATTGGCCCTAAAGGCTACCGAGGAGTATACCCAAAACGTGCACCAAACTAAGGCGGGTAAGATCGAAACTCATTACTCCGCCAGGGCAGCAGCGGCCTTAAATAAAGCCTTTGGAGCTCCCTTAAACCAGGCCTTTGGCATCATTATTGGTGCCCCAGCGGGAGTAGGACTTTTAATGAGTGATACTGCTCTGAAAACGGCCTTTGTTACGCCAGTATCGTTCTGGGGACCTTCGGTGGAGCAAGCATTTGCTAACGAAGTATGGCTTACGGTCACTGGAGACTCCGCAGCAGTAAAAAATGCGTTAGATGCAGCCCGGGAAGTTGGGGAAAGGGTGCTGGCCGAATTGAGGGCTTAA
- a CDS encoding MerR family transcriptional regulator, which translates to MSQGKTFFTIGDAAKLIGVVPATLRNWEKAGLVKPGRQNGNYRIYSLKDIERLKKIKYLMQVKGFNIVGVKEYLAAQGEELPEEPVKFEKKGPRIAVGQKLKMLRDKKGLTLEEVSAHTGVSVSYLSRIESGQVNVSIATLQKLATFYEKTLLYFFEGLDTKEQKLVRAGYGQVLETDEEGIKVELLTAMREPLMEPLLYTVAPGAGRNENISHEGEEFVYVLKGVLEIWLDETERYVVGSGDSFYFKSTQQHRWRNISDEELVVLWINTPPTF; encoded by the coding sequence ATGTCCCAGGGAAAAACCTTTTTTACGATTGGTGATGCGGCAAAGTTAATTGGGGTCGTGCCGGCGACCCTCAGGAACTGGGAAAAAGCAGGTTTAGTAAAACCTGGTCGGCAAAACGGTAATTACCGTATTTATTCCCTTAAAGATATCGAAAGACTCAAAAAAATCAAATATTTAATGCAGGTAAAGGGCTTCAACATTGTTGGGGTTAAAGAGTATCTGGCGGCTCAAGGGGAAGAGTTGCCTGAAGAACCGGTAAAATTTGAGAAAAAAGGCCCCAGGATAGCTGTAGGACAAAAGCTTAAAATGCTGCGGGATAAAAAGGGCCTTACTTTGGAGGAAGTATCTGCTCATACCGGGGTTTCGGTTTCTTATCTAAGCCGAATTGAATCAGGGCAGGTAAACGTTTCAATTGCTACCTTGCAAAAGCTTGCAACTTTTTATGAGAAAACGCTCCTGTACTTTTTTGAAGGTTTAGATACTAAAGAGCAAAAATTAGTTCGGGCCGGTTATGGCCAGGTACTGGAAACTGATGAAGAGGGGATTAAAGTTGAGCTTTTAACAGCTATGAGGGAACCACTAATGGAGCCGCTTCTTTACACTGTAGCTCCGGGTGCCGGGCGGAATGAAAATATTTCCCATGAGGGGGAGGAATTTGTTTACGTTTTAAAAGGGGTTTTGGAAATTTGGTTGGATGAAACGGAAAGATACGTGGTAGGATCGGGAGATAGTTTTTATTTTAAAAGCACTCAGCAACACCGCTGGCGCAATATTAGCGACGAAGAACTGGTGGTGCTTTGGATTAATACTCCACCTACTTTCTAA